CCTCTGAGAGCGCTGAGGGGCCTCAGCACGGAGAAACATCCACCTTTCagcttccccagcactgtcTTCTTAAACCAACACACAACAGGAAACGTCATGGTGCCCTGTCAAACAACTGAAAAGCACCAAAATCTCTCCATTTCAGCATTCACTGGAGACAGAAAAGAACACTGCACAGGCACAGAAGTGAAGCAAGGAGGTCTCTAGGCAATCTGCTGCACTCTAATCGCTCAGAGATACTGCAGGGAATGGagaaagttttatttgttttaacaTCAGTTCAGGAGTCAATTGCATGTAACAGTGCCTGTAGTCATGCTGGCCTTGGGTCAAAATCCAGAACCTCTGACTTCTGGCCCCAGCACGAAGAGGTTGCTGGAAATCCTCCAGTGTCAACAGCAACTCTGGCTGTCCAAACAAACACTCACTGGCAGTGACAGAGGCATATCAAAAAGCTGATTGACACAGCTGCCTAAGGAGCAGAGAGACAGCCTGCTGGAAACCCTCAGACAAAGAGTATTCCTACCCTTCCATAACTAAGGAAGGACAAAACGATGGACAGTAACTTTACCTTATTCCTAGAAAGCAACCTGACAAATGCATGAGAAAAAATCTACCTGGGTCCACCAAGTACAATAACGAAAATCCTTGGGCCACATCATACTAGAAACAGGGAAATACTTAGAGGAGGTCTGAGCCCACTGCTCCTGTAATCTTGTCTCAGGTGTCCACTGCTGTTCATCACAGGGACAGGTCACCAAGCTAGATGAATCTCAGTGGGACAAAATGTCTGGATCATAGATCATGTTGAAAATCAATCACGAGTATTTACCTGAACATTCATGTGCTCACTGCCTGTGAACCCCAGCCACAGGAACTCATAATTTTCCTCAGGTGAGCAGGCCCCTTGTTTCTACATTAACAAAAATACATTGCTTAAAGCCTCTCAGTGGCTGGAACAAATGGAAGGAGATTATTTTATCAGTTTCTGTCTTTCATAGTCAGATGATGCAGGGTCACACCAGGACACCCAAAATAGTGATTTATTGGAAAAAGAATTATGATTATTTATAAATGCTGTGACACAATTAGTACCCTAAACAGAAAGATAAACTGGCAACCTACAGTCTAGCAAATTAACTACTCCCCCTGAGCTCACAAAGTCAGTGATCAGCACAGAAGGTATAAATCAcaatattctttttatttatttcaaaactgtAGAAAATGCAGACAAAACACAGGCATCTTTGTGAGTACAGAAAAGACAATTCAGTTTGCATAAGGTTTTGACATTATTTAACAATGTTTATGAAATTCTATCCTGCCTGCCTTATGCAAAGGCCATAGCAGGGCTGCACAGTCAGAGACTACAGATGTTTACTCTCACTGTTGGGTCTCAAGCTCTCACTCTCTGTTCAGAGGGTatgtattttataaaagaaCCCCATcatgctgctcagctgcacagctctgtttATACCAGGTTTACTACTGGCATCCCTAACATGAGATTTCACAAGAtaaattttgagaattttcaAGGTTTTGATCATTGAAGGTTGCCAGACTGTATCCAAACAAGCTCCAAAACGACCCTGAGAAGGCATAAGCTGGACAATACTGTGCTCCTCCATTCCTCACCCCCACAGGTTAAAATAATCTGGGACATGAATGATCCTTTTAGATTCAAGTGCAAGCTTAAAAGGGCATTTGCTGCTTCAAAAAATCATTCAAAAGCCTAACTCTTTGTTagttttgatttctctttttattcttcctcctctccactGCAATCACTAACCACAGCCAATAGCTTTTCCCCATcattgttggggttttttttgcttaattAAATGATATCTGCTTCTTTTACCCATCCTGAGCTAGCTGCTCTTGCACACAAGTGACTGAAATTCTTATGAAGTTCACAGCAAAGCTCTTATATGGCTcagcaagagagaaaaggaaggcaCATCAAAACCTCAGGTTTTCTCCTTTCACTGCTGAGATTTGTTCTCAGAAAGCAGGCGCTCGTGCAGCAGCTTGGCCAGCCAGAAGCCACAATGCCATCTGACAAATGTCTCTCAGCTCCAGGGGAAAACAGCTTTTGCAAAGCACCTGAACTATGGGGCACTTAACCACTGGAGGACCACACCTCTTTTAGTGCAAGTAAAGAAGAACCCAGTAGCAGGGTGTGTGAGTGCTCCCACTGGGGGCATTCTGCTgtctccctggcacagccaacACTAAAATGCTTCCTGAAACATGACCCACACTTGctaatatatttgaaattttcaaaCAGCTACTCATTATTTGACCCAAGTCCCTGTTTTCCAGAACAgccatgttttccttttcctcctctaaaGAATACAGCTGGTCTGAGTAGCCCTTCAGAAATTGacacattttaagaaaagtttttttAGATTGGCACCCATGGTAGTTTCACCATATGTTCACCATTCTTCAAATGCACCCTCGGATCACAAGTAATAAGCATCTGCTTTCTTCCCAGCCTAGCACTTCTCTAATTCAATTAGATAACCACACACATTTCTGCTTTGGCCCTTGTACAGGCTAGTTTTAAAGAAATGCTACACAAAAGTAATAGGAAGGTGAGGAAACAATCTTGAGGTCTCCAGGTCCCATTGTCCAGCTGCTAGCTGAGATGAAGGCACAGCACATGCCAAAACATCCCTCCTCAAACAGAAGAAAGCTGCAAACTGAATCTGGATCTTTCtctgaaaaacatttctcagaCAGATGACAGAAGCGTTGATCTTCTGCACACTCTGAATTAATGTaaagggtttttattttctctatgcTGTGTTGGCAGCAATGCCGTGTCCCTTTAGATTGTTTGTGGAATGGCAAAgataaaagcagcattttacaGCTGCAGCAAACTGAAGGAGATAAAAACGTCTCTGTATGCACTTTTGTCATGTTCTCCTGCCCGTCTCAGGTGAGACTAATAGTCTGCCTACACTTGGACGTGACTCCTGTCAGGCACCAATCAATTAAGGACTTTTGGTTTTCTCAGCACTGAACTCTGGAAGCACAAATGAGATAAAAACAAGCCACAGAGAGATCAAGAGAGTCTGTGGCTGAGGACCTGGTCTGGAATGAAGGAGCAGAACCAGGAGGGTCAGCAAGTGTTCTTCTAAAATGACTTTTATGGTCCATAAAAGACTAAGGCATAGGCATGGAGAAAGGCAGTGATAGTTTTTTGCCTCTGCTGAATTATTAGTTTATTTCAAAGAGGACAGGGACATAGTGTGGGGAGGTTATCAGTGCAAGGCAGCACCATGGGGAGCCAGATGTTCACTCCTTCACAAACCAGACCTCATTGCGGCGTCCGTAAGGCTTCATAGGGGGGTCATAGCCATTGCACAAGTAGAAATCCTTGCGGTATGCTGCATCACTCCCCAGAGCAGCCTTCAGCTTGGCAGCATAGCTCACGTAATCTGCCTCTTTGGCATAGCCACCAAACTGCCTGCAAAGAAACCAGAGAGGGGTTGAGCAGTCCTGGCAAAGcacagaagagagagagagaacaatATATAGCCACAGTGTATTTAGACACGCATTTTGATCCAGGCCCTGCCAACATGCACTCATGCGTGCACTGTTCACAGTGAAGCAGCACATGTCATCTGAGACAGATGAAGTCTCATGGGTGACACAGCCAAGGTGCAGTCATCCGTTGGGAGGCCCCAAAGTAATCCCCCCAAACACTGCCATGTATGTCAGCCAGCAGAATGGCCCTGCCCTGTGAATCAGCACCATATCAGAGAAACAACTTTCTAAAACACAAGGTTATCTCCAAGTCAGCTCAGCCCACAGTCCCCACCAATGCTGTCAACAACCATGTTGACTGTGGTGTGAGCAACCATCTGCTGGAAAGGTCATGAAGGAAAGCCAAACTCTAGATAGCCCAAGAAAAAGGGGAGGTAGGAGCAGACAACTGGCAATTACAGAACACAGTGCTATTTAAAAGGAGTGGACTGAAATGGGTCTGGCTTATGTCGACCTCCCACCAACAAGAACTGTTTCCACATCAGCCTgcacctcaccaccctccctcAGGGCCAATGTTTGAGACAAAATAGGCTGATATTGCAGAAGTGGCCCACACCCACAGCAAAGACCAAGCAGCAGTTGGAGACAAGAAAGAAGTCAGTTAGAGTCAGCCAAAATAGTCCAAGAAAGTAGGCAGGGAAGCCTCCAAGGGGTAAAGACAAGGTGAAGAGCTTATTGCTATTGTGATGCTAGTTTGAGTTCAGGCTGTCAGCCAACAGCCCAAGGCATTCAAAGGTGATTTGAAGCAATGCAGAGGCTGCTTGTTTCCATGGTGGAGTCTGGTATGAGTCCATCTGAATCAGGCTTCAGTGGACAGTTTGATCTGAACCACACCAAAGAACATTCTTAACGACTATGAACAATCTGGAACCCAGAAAGTGGGAAAAACAATAGATTCATACAATAGAAATGGCACAGTGTCTTTCAGTGATAGCCTCCACACCTGTTTACCcggtggaaaaaaaatccatattccAAATCAGTGCAACATGACCAGAGGTAAGAAGTGACATAAAACACCTGTCTTCAGTCTAGACATACTCCATCTCCTTCTGCCACATGCACTCCTTGTACAGCAAGTCACCCAGTAAAACAAATACTGCTCTTCAGAGCACCCTAAAGACCTCATCACTTGAGATTGGAGACCCCAGGATGCATTCCTTACGTGGAATAAATGGTCATCCCCTGTCTTTCTTCAATCTTAATGCTTTCATCAGTAGGACAAGGAGGGTTGTCTTGAAACTGGCTTGGGATCCGCAGAGAGACTTTCACCTTCTGCTGAAAGGAGCCAtcttcagcaggaaaagcagtgatGGAGACAGGAGCAGTCATACCCATTCCAACCCCTGAAACAGACATACAGACATTACTAAAGAAGTCTAGGCTCTCAGGAGCCCACAAAATTACCAGGGAATTCACAAAAGCTAATTTTACTTTTGGAAAACTCCTCATATGAACAAACTTCTTGTCAGGAGCGGGCTCCTCTCGGGAAGCAGAACAGCCATCATCAGGTTTCTGCTTGGGCCATGCTCTATCTCCACACCAGAAGCCTGGGATATAAGTGTCCTAACTGACCTCTGGAATGCTTTTTATTAATGGTGCTGCTTTTGTGGTTCTGTGAGACACTCtgttcttctgaaaaatcagcTGTAAGACACCAGGGTCTGTAGCTCCAGGGCAGACCAGTGGCACAAATAAATCTACATCAGCATTTAAATTAATACTATCTGCACTTAGCTGTGAGCCTACAGCAAATACTGGCAGGAGCTTTCTCTTAAAACCTTCCAAATGCTGGTGGGGAATGATTCCAGACATCCTACAAGTTCCAGTGCCCCAAACCTCAGTGCTGTTATGGCTTGCAGCAGCCTGTCCATGCAGTCCACACTCCAGGAACAGCATGGTTTTTTCTTACTCATTACCACCACATGGCACTGAAGACCGGTTTTCTTCACTCTTCTTGCAGCAGTTGGGAACCTCTAAACCTCACAACCAGGCAGCCATAGAAACAGTTGAGATCAAGctttctttctcatttattttccttcgATGTCATACCTGTGTTTGTGTCACGTTATAGAAGGTACCCTTTCTACTACAGCAACAGCAATCATCACCTTTCCAAAAATATTGCTGCAAATAACATTTCACACTGCATCCACCTCCTACTCCTACAGAGACTACACTAGTCCCTCTACTAGATGGTAGAGAAAGGTGTTCAATAACATGTATATGCCTCAGAGCTACTCTGTAGTCTTCTGCTATGAATGGTTAAAATGCACACACTTCAGTAAAACGACAATTAGGAGCAATCACCTGGAAGCACTGCCATAAAACATTACGATATACCATTAAAAAGGAAGCTCATTGCTCATTACCCTTTCATGAATAAAAATAGCCAGATAAAATATCAAGGTCATAACTGTTATTTCACTGCCCACAAGGGCACATCATAGAACTGAAGTGTCCCAGATACCCCGGATTTCATCAGGTACTGCTCACCCAGGGAGCTGTGATAGATACATGTCTGCCTGTCCTCATGTTATCCCAGCTGCAAGGTAACTCATTCCTGctcaaaagaataatttttgagATGTCACCCTGCCACAGAGATGAGTTATAAGCGGACTCATAGCACGAGTTGGCTGGGCACGACTTAACCTGTTGCGAGTTTACTTTTCCCAGGGAGGGGCCATCCCCATCCGAGACCCCCAGTGCCGGGAGCCACAAGCCAGGCTGGCCTGCAGTGTCATTGCCTTCATCCATCCTGCTTTCACCAAGCCTCAACCACAAACATCCGCCAAGCCCCTCGGGGCGGGCAGCATCTCTCACCCTTGTCGTTGCTTCCTCCGACGTACTTGAGGAGCTTCACTGCCCCTTCCTTCGAGGCTTCGTCGAACGGCTTCCCCACCAGCTCCACCGCCGCGAACCTGCCGCCCTCGCACGCCCTCTCCTCGTAGCTGAGCTGATCCTGgggagggagatggggatggaggcGCTGCCGGGAGGAGCGGGCAGCCCGGGGGCGATCCCCGCGCTCCCCGCAGCGccagcgccgcccgccccggcaCAGACCTTCTCGCCCTTGCTCAGCAGGCGGTACGGCCATGCCTCCACCGTGCTCAGCAGCGAGTTCTTCACCATGCCCAGCATGATGCCGCGCTCAGctctgcccggcccggcccggctcggctcggctctgCCCtgctcggcccggcccggctggGCCCGGCTCGGCCCCGCTCGGCGGAGGTGGGAGGGCCGGAGCCGCCCCGCCCCAGCGCGGCCGTCTGCCCCGGGCGCGCCCCAGGGGCCGTGCGGGGCACCGGGAGCGGCCGCTCCGGACGGCGAAGTGGGGAGGGCGCCGAGCGGCGTGAGGAGCCGTGAGGTGCGGGATCAGATGGTATTCATCTCTGGGAGACGGGAAATGTGAGAGGGGATATGAAAGGAACGAAATACAGGAAAAGGGAAGTGCTGGCAAAGTGTGTCATGCATAGTGTGGAAGGGCACCGTGCTCCTGAAGTTGCAAAATCATAACCTCTTGGTTTTTCAGTCTTTTGTggtctttttaaaacaaacagtaCTAAAGGGGAACATAGTTGGTTTTTTAGGAAGTGGTCTGTGTCACTGGATATTGTAAGCTTTAGGTGAGGGGTAGATTTTAGGAGTTCCTAATAATACTTGATCTCCTTCCACTTCCCAGTCAACTGGTCACCTCTGTTTGAAAGTTCCATCCGATCCTTTCCCAGAAAACATGTAAATAAACGCAACAGAGAGCTTATATGGGTTCTGTAGCTGAATACATTTATATGCATAGAAGACTTAGACACCTTGTGacaagtggggtttttttttgtatgagCCATGTCAAAGGACAAGTGGCAGTTAGAGAAAGTGCCTTACCCAGGTTCTCTTAAGAAGAGGTTAGCAGAGGCAGAAATCAAATACCAGTCCCTGGGAATCAGTCCCGTGAGTCAGGCCAGCTTCCCCAGGCAGATGGGATAGAGGCATCTCAAGTTGCTCAGCTGGACTGCTGCCTCCTCAAAGAGAAGGTGAACAGTGCAGAAGTAGGCTGGTGCATaaccttcctttccttcttaaagagcaaaaactaaaattataaaagaaatagGACACTAAAACTTTTCCATCTAGAGAGAGGGTCGTGCAAAGGCAAAGAGGTGAAAGAAGCTGGCTGTTATCATCTGATCAAACAGGCTGTGTTCAGgtcagggagctgggctggagcctggcaTGGGCTTTCACAGAGTGAATGACAGGGGCTGCTATCACTGGTGTCAAGGTCACACATTAGTAATTTATTAACCACTTATGTTACTTGGTTTATTCACCATTAGGCAAGAAATTGCAGAATTGTAATATACATTGCATGCTGCAGGTTATTTGttctcttttaaaacaaatggtGACTTTATTGTGCTGAGGAGGTTGTGCCAAAACTACAAACTTGCACATATCAGTGAAGAAATATGTGGACTGGGTTAGACTGGGGGTCCTTCTTGCCCTGTCTTGTGTCTCTGGCAGAAGCTGGTGGTGGACATCTAGATATAAAGTAAAAGTATGAATGATCTGGTCTGGTCTCCCACCACCAGCCATCTGTAACTTGAGGGACTTAGGGAGGACTCATCTTTCTGTTTCAAGTAATCCTCAATTTATACAACTTCAGGTTGCCTGATAAAATGCTTGTGTCTAAAATATGACCATGAAAGATAACGTTTATGTTGTACTCTTCCTCCACATAGACCAAAATAACCAGCAGTCCCTACAACCCCAAGCAAAGCATCCCTTGGAGGGATCAGCAGTCTGTGCAAGGATGCAGCTGTTGCTACAGCACAGCCTAGAAACTCTGAATGCAGAATAACAAGAAGTTAGGGGCCTTTCTCTCCTGTTATTCCCTGtaatttatgtaaatatattctGAGATCAAAATGCTCTACATTTCCTGAGAAATTATGATGACAGCTTCAACAAAGGCACAACTGTATTCTTTTATCAGCCTTTTCACAGtcttgatttttctcttctctagCTAAGCAGTGTTTCAAATTCCCAAACAGAAGCCAAAGAGAGCCAAGTTAGAGTTTTGCTATTTTCTGAAAACCTGAACTCAGAGAATTTACATCCGGGAAATAATTATCAGATTGTCTCATACACTGCTCATACCTCTCCCACTCAACTAACTCCCAGGTTGCAGATAAAATTCTTACTGTATTAATTCTTCTGGTCCATTCTGAAAGATTTCATATGAAACtagtttttctctctttccttttggaGGTTATTGTACTGTCATTGAATTTCTTTCCATAAACTCAGTCTTTGGGAATTCTTAAATAGCTAGTCTGCATCCTCACTGTGACTGGAGAGTGTTTTCAAAACAACTGTCATGCCAGACAATCATTTAGACATAATCCATTCTTTATTTGTGTTCTCATAAATTGCTCCATCCAGACCTTAAAGAcaacttgtttcttttcctctctgactCTCCTTGTTATGTTTCAACACGTTTCAAATGCACAGTTGACTGCAATGCTGAATGGGAATCTCTGTATTGGATTTATCTTTAGAGACCTAAAGGGCAAGCCCACTCTATCCTCCTTCAGTGCATAATTTGATTCATGCACTCTTTTTTATCACCAGCTTTATTGTCAGGAAGACACAGGCAAAGACAAGCTGAAGGCAGGGTATTCTGGGTAATGCCTGAGGGACCAAAGTCTTTGGAGAGCATGGTTGTTAATTTTCTACAGATATTAATTGTGCTAAAGGATGTTGGGAAATGTCTGGAGGTCAGTGCTGGCATGAGGAGAAAATACTCTGTGAACTAGACACCAACTGAATTATTATCTGTGATTTTGAGGACTGAAGAGTCTCTTAAGCTATTTTGGAAGATCTTTCCAGACACCTATCTTTGCCATTAGGTATCTAAATagttttgggggggaaaatttCCCTGGTTTCCCTGGGTCTTGGCAAAAATCAGTTCAGTGTATTAGAGAGTGCTGGAAATTCTGAACATATCTACTAAATAACAGCATTCTAAGTGCACAATTCCAGGTAGCTAAAAAAACACTCTTTACAGAAGGTGGATGTTCAAATTTGGTCCCTAGCAATTGATATATCTTCAGTGTTTTAGCATGATGTACAGACCAAGGTTATCTAGCCCTTCCCAACCTCTGAACATATGAACATGGACAATAGGTTAAGGCTATATTTTGAAACATAacttcctctccttctccctgcccagctggaagTGCCAAGCACTAATCCATCTTTCTGCATCCATCAGTTGTTCAGCACTTCTGAAGTTCAAATTCCTCAGCTGTTTCAGATGGAGTGCTTTAAAAAtagggaagaaagagaaattcaCCTGATCTTTATAGAAATACCTTTCTCTGGTAAGCAGAAAGAATGCCTGCATAGACTAAAGATATTCAAGCTCAAGTAGATTGAGCTTGTCTACTTTGCCTGGGACACAAAACAGCCATCACTAAAGAAAAGGGTCAAGTTTCACCTACTGACCTAGGTTTGGAAGGCAGCAACAAAATGAAGAAGTTGTGGTCTCCTTAGCAAAGCTgacttttctctgtgctttactttttttccccttcaacaATGTTCCATTGAGAAAGGCTTaagcagatgaaaaaaaatttaaggatttctctttttttttttctggtagagAATTAAGTGCTCTGAGGTCTCCTGCGAGCATATACCCTTCTCCTGTGTGTCGGGAGTCTCCGCAGCTGAGTATTCCCACGcctctggctctgcagagcattcAGTCGAAGGGGAAGGACAGTTTTGCTGATGACATTGAGACGTTCATTCAGTTCTTCCAGCCTTTTCCGTATTGACTGGACTTCCCTCACAAGGTTgtccacagcagcagagacagggcGGAGACTACAAAGAGGAATACAGAAGAATAACTCAGTTTAGGGAGTGTTTCTGAGCATGCAAAGTAGTTGACCCTGACCTTTGTTTCTTGCTAGGTAAGGGCCCTTGCAAGCAACCATTAAAAGAACGATTGGGTATGGAAGACAGCCACTTTACTTGCTTTATGAGCAATTCTGATTTAAGTGATATTAAGTTTCTAGtaattcccattattcccttttcctctctttctttccttgcctctccttctctctttctggaAACGCGAGATTGAAGTAAATTTTGTGAGCTTATTCAACAGTTAATATCTCCTGCAATGCAAAGGGGGAATATGATGACATGAACTAGTGAATAGCTTTCTCAGATCTAGGTGCTagagactgaaataaaaaacattacAGACCAAATCAGCTTCTTTTCCCTGACCTGTGGCCAAACTCATGTGTGGATTCATAGAACAATTAATCTTTTCCAGGCTGTTCTCACAAGTGTGAGCTGCCAAGGGCATTTTCTTAGGAAGATTCTTGTAATACAGTGATGGCAGTTGAGAGTGTTTGACAAGAAATAGTTAGCAGAGTATTCCGTTTACTAAGCAGAGCTTGTAGCACAACAGGTATTGAGACAATATACTTTATTTCCTCCCAGCTGAGAAATATGAAAATTCATCTTTAAGAAGATGAATCCTGCTCAAGGAAGGACACCCAGAATAGGACTGAATCCTACCTCCCGCTGAGAGGAATTACCTGGAGAACTCAGGCAGGAGAGCATTTGGGTTGTTCAGCAGGGTATGCTTCATTTGCCAGAAGATGTCGTTTCCCCATTTCTCAAGGGTTTGAGTAATGCTGTAAACACCTTCTATGTTGACCTTGTCAGCTAGGTTAGCAGGATGTCCatggaagagaggaaaacaaatgtgtCAGCACAAGAAAATACAAGCCAGTGCTCCAAGTTTGATTCCATTTCCCATCACAACTCAGTTGCAATGAAATGCCAAATATTAAACAAATGTGGGATCTAAATTAAAAAGCAGGTAACTCTCCCTCAACAGTGTAATTCACTGCCTCCAGGTGCCCAGGTTTTCTGCTGTCACTGGATACCCTAGCTGATTATTTCTAaagccatttttttctccaggagtCTTAGCAGCTACCCATCAATCAAGAAAGAGCAGTCATGAATGAGCACTATCTCGCTCCAAGGACAAAATAAGTCAATCTGCATCTCTGAGTTACTGAACGCCTCCCATGCTGAACCACCACTGTGACTTCCTACCGCCTTCTCTGTAGTTCCATTTCTGATGCTGGTCCAGAAAGTCCTCCTGAGATTTACTGCAGGGCAaaaggatgaagaggaggaaaagaggaagagtcACCATGATGGCTGTTGTAGGATCTTGTCTCTGTGGAGACAAAAAGTCTTGCTAagtgctttgtttcttttttcttctctttctgcacTTCCCATCTGTCACCACAACACCAAATTTCTCTTTGgtgatgtttttattaaaaatgttgttCAAGTTGCTCAGAATAGGTTTTACACAACACAaggacttttcttttttcacaagtaggaactttatttctttttcaaggaACTGAGTGGTACTGAGATGCTTCAtcaaccagcagcagctggggaaatAGCTTTGCTTCCTATATGGCCGTGTTGGGATAGCACCTTATAGCTACAATTGTTCTAGCAGCATCAGGAGGAAGTACAACAAAGTGTGAAAATCACTGCATCACTACTTTGTATTTGGGAGAAACAAGGTAAATAACTATTAAACAATTTATCAAGTGTTTCATAGGGGccagaataaaaagaaagatgttCATTTTGATCTGATCCACTAACCAGTGGCAGTATCTTAGATGCTGCCCAGTGATGGAGCCTCAAAGGTAACCCCACCCCCTATGCACTATCTCCACCTTGCCCTGGTGTCACAGGGTCAGTTCCTCCTGAGCAAAGCTGCAGAGTCAACAGGACATGTACATGAACTGATGTGAGCACTTACTtaactccttttctttcttgccaTCATTTCTTAACTGTTATCTTTCTTGCCGTCATTTCTAAGCCAAGGAAGTCAACCCTAACCTAGAGTCCCTTCTGGGCAAGTACCATCTCTAAATGCAAGCTCAGTCTCTCCACAGCTTACTCATGCTGATTTGTTATTCTGTCCCAATAAATTAGTCCCTCAGTGTTGAATCTGGTactctaattaaaaaaaaaaaaaaaaaagtcatgaacAGCTGTTCTGCTAGAAATTGGTGGAAAATATCCATTATGCACATATTGCACAtagcaaacagcaaaaaatgcaTTGCCA
This genomic interval from Catharus ustulatus isolate bCatUst1 chromosome 4, bCatUst1.pri.v2, whole genome shotgun sequence contains the following:
- the HEBP1 gene encoding heme-binding protein 1 encodes the protein MLGMVKNSLLSTVEAWPYRLLSKGEKDQLSYEERACEGGRFAAVELVGKPFDEASKEGAVKLLKYVGGSNDKGVGMGMTAPVSITAFPAEDGSFQQKVKVSLRIPSQFQDNPPCPTDESIKIEERQGMTIYSTQFGGYAKEADYVSYAAKLKAALGSDAAYRKDFYLCNGYDPPMKPYGRRNEVWFVKE